In one window of Tumebacillus algifaecis DNA:
- a CDS encoding HAD-IIB family hydrolase, with amino-acid sequence MIKLIAIDLDDTLIAPDGHLPEENVTALAQAQEAGVQVVIATARGYAGTKRFHDQLGLTTPLIVSSGSNVIEGRSGEVLRRRFLPLPFAREVVAFAQAHQIALRVYVGNEVWNNLDYDPSNGRQRTVEKQVEQMAEALVEAPFQIFVKGNRESELILAQFGEAGEGYCCRHHVYSDGISELNILHPKSTKHDALAGLCAALDVPQEQVMALGDSKNDLGMIAWAGFGVAMSWASEAVRAAADWVVPADAQRLTSDPDAEVAEAVLRHVLHVAKDKKSS; translated from the coding sequence ATGATCAAACTGATTGCAATCGATCTTGATGACACGCTGATCGCACCGGATGGACATCTGCCGGAGGAGAATGTGACCGCTCTCGCCCAAGCGCAGGAGGCTGGCGTGCAGGTGGTGATCGCCACCGCTCGCGGATATGCGGGTACCAAGCGATTCCATGACCAACTGGGTCTGACCACCCCGCTGATCGTCTCGTCCGGTTCGAATGTGATCGAGGGACGAAGCGGTGAGGTGTTGCGGCGTCGTTTCCTGCCATTGCCGTTTGCCCGGGAGGTAGTTGCGTTTGCACAAGCGCACCAGATCGCACTTCGCGTCTATGTCGGGAACGAAGTGTGGAACAATCTCGACTATGATCCGTCCAATGGCCGCCAGCGCACGGTCGAAAAACAGGTGGAGCAAATGGCGGAGGCGCTGGTCGAAGCGCCTTTTCAGATTTTTGTAAAAGGGAATCGGGAGTCTGAACTGATCTTAGCGCAGTTTGGCGAGGCTGGGGAAGGCTACTGTTGCCGTCATCACGTCTATTCGGATGGTATTTCGGAACTGAACATCCTGCACCCGAAAAGCACCAAGCACGATGCACTGGCCGGCTTGTGCGCCGCACTCGATGTGCCACAGGAGCAGGTGATGGCGCTTGGCGACAGCAAAAATGACCTCGGGATGATCGCTTGGGCTGGGTTCGGTGTCGCGATGAGCTGGGCGTCAGAAGCGGTGAGAGCGGCGGCAGACTGGGTAGTGCCTGCCGATGCACAGCGCTTGACGAGCGATCCTGACGCGGAAGTCGCCGAGGCGGTTTTGCGCCATGTCCTGCACGTAGCGAAAGACAAGAAAAGTTCGTAG
- the pckA gene encoding phosphoenolpyruvate carboxykinase (ATP), which yields MTTNMMTAELQEILNNTTVHRNLSVPTLVETAVKYGEGITTSTGALSVTTGKYTGRSPKDKFIVEDSLSKDKVHWGPVNQPFSQEKFDALYSKVLNHLKTKDELFVFDGFAGADQTYRLPIRIINEYSWQNLFVHQLFIRPTAEELAEHSAQFTVIAVPSFSADPEVDGTNSETFILVSFEKRVILIGGTHYAGEMKKSIFSVMNFLLPLQGVMPMHCSANVGKSGDVALFFGLSGTGKTTLSADPNRNLIGDDEHGWSDNGVFNFEGGCYAKCIRLTEANEPEIWNAITFGSVLENVVVDHETRLPDYDSDQLTENTRAAYPLTSIPGAVLPSVGGHPNVIVFLTADAFGVLPPIAKLTKEQAMYYFLSGYTSKLAGTERGVTEPEATFSTCFGAPFLPLAPTVYAELLGEKITKHDAKVYLVNTGWTGGGYGTGSRMKLSYTRAMVTAAIEGQLDVATYETDPIFGLDIPTSVEGVPTEVLNPRNTWENKEAYDTQAKDLASRFIKNFNKFESVSEAIKSAAPKA from the coding sequence ATGACAACGAACATGATGACCGCTGAGCTCCAAGAGATCCTGAACAATACGACTGTTCACCGCAATCTTTCCGTACCTACACTTGTGGAAACTGCTGTGAAGTACGGCGAAGGGATCACCACCTCTACGGGTGCACTCAGCGTAACCACTGGCAAATACACGGGGCGTTCCCCGAAAGACAAATTTATCGTGGAAGACTCCCTCTCCAAAGACAAAGTCCATTGGGGCCCGGTCAACCAACCATTCTCACAGGAAAAGTTCGATGCACTTTATTCGAAAGTCTTGAACCACCTGAAAACAAAAGATGAGCTGTTCGTCTTTGACGGGTTTGCAGGGGCTGACCAAACGTACCGCTTGCCGATTCGCATCATCAACGAATACTCTTGGCAAAACCTGTTTGTTCACCAGCTCTTTATTCGTCCGACCGCAGAGGAACTGGCAGAGCACAGCGCACAATTTACCGTCATCGCAGTGCCGAGCTTTTCGGCCGACCCGGAAGTGGACGGCACCAATTCGGAGACGTTCATCCTCGTCTCGTTCGAAAAGCGCGTCATCCTGATTGGCGGCACGCACTATGCTGGTGAGATGAAAAAGTCGATCTTCTCCGTGATGAACTTCCTCTTGCCGCTACAAGGCGTCATGCCGATGCACTGCTCGGCAAACGTTGGCAAGTCGGGCGACGTCGCGCTGTTCTTCGGTCTGTCCGGCACGGGGAAAACAACCCTGTCTGCAGACCCGAACCGCAACCTGATCGGTGACGATGAGCATGGTTGGTCTGATAACGGCGTCTTCAATTTCGAAGGCGGCTGCTATGCCAAGTGCATCCGACTTACCGAAGCGAACGAGCCGGAGATCTGGAACGCGATCACATTCGGTTCGGTGCTGGAAAACGTGGTGGTCGATCATGAAACCCGCCTGCCCGATTACGACAGCGACCAACTGACCGAAAACACGCGTGCTGCCTACCCGCTGACCAGCATCCCCGGTGCTGTATTGCCGAGCGTCGGCGGTCATCCCAACGTGATCGTCTTCCTGACAGCAGATGCATTTGGCGTGTTGCCTCCGATCGCTAAGCTGACGAAAGAACAAGCGATGTACTACTTCCTGTCCGGCTACACTTCCAAGCTCGCAGGCACCGAACGCGGTGTCACCGAGCCGGAAGCGACCTTCTCGACCTGCTTTGGCGCACCGTTCCTGCCGCTGGCACCGACCGTGTACGCAGAGTTGCTTGGTGAGAAGATCACCAAGCACGATGCAAAAGTCTACTTGGTCAACACCGGCTGGACCGGCGGCGGCTACGGCACAGGTTCTCGCATGAAGCTGTCCTACACCCGCGCGATGGTCACCGCGGCGATCGAAGGACAGCTGGACGTTGCCACCTATGAAACGGACCCGATCTTCGGCCTCGACATCCCGACCAGCGTCGAAGGTGTGCCGACCGAAGTTCTCAACCCGCGCAACACGTGGGAAAATAAAGAAGCGTACGACACCCAAGCGAAAGACCTCGCTTCTCGCTTCATCAAGAACTTCAACAAGTTTGAAAGCGTTTCGGAAGCGATCAAATCGGCTGCACCGAAAGCGTAA
- a CDS encoding O-methyltransferase, with the protein MSAIEYVRGLFGNEDQLLLDVRQSIVDREMPAISVSPEVGRYLTQLVKTNGAKKVLEIGALGGYSGICLARGLAEGGTLTSLELEAEYAELAHENMKKAGFGEQVDYRLGEALTSLEKLGEEGAKFDVFFIDADKVNYINYYNWALKLANPGALIVGDNVLQGGRVFDPENNDESTLAIRAFNETIATDDRVDSMLLPIGDGLSVTRVK; encoded by the coding sequence ATGTCAGCGATTGAGTATGTACGTGGTTTGTTTGGGAACGAAGATCAACTTTTGCTCGATGTGCGCCAATCGATCGTCGACCGTGAGATGCCGGCCATTTCGGTATCGCCAGAAGTCGGTCGTTATTTGACACAGCTTGTCAAAACGAACGGTGCCAAAAAGGTGCTGGAGATCGGGGCACTTGGCGGATACAGCGGCATTTGCTTGGCGCGCGGTTTGGCTGAGGGTGGCACTTTGACTTCGCTCGAACTGGAAGCGGAGTACGCTGAGTTGGCACATGAGAATATGAAAAAAGCGGGCTTTGGTGAGCAAGTTGACTACCGCCTTGGCGAAGCGTTGACCAGCTTGGAGAAGTTGGGGGAAGAAGGGGCGAAATTTGACGTCTTCTTTATCGATGCGGACAAAGTGAATTACATCAACTACTACAACTGGGCGCTGAAACTGGCCAATCCAGGCGCGCTGATCGTAGGCGATAACGTCTTGCAAGGCGGTCGCGTGTTCGACCCTGAGAACAACGATGAAAGCACGCTGGCGATTCGTGCATTTAACGAGACGATCGCGACCGATGATCGTGTCGATTCGATGTTGTTGCCGATCGGGGACGGCCTTTCTGTGACCCGAGTAAAATAG
- a CDS encoding glycosyltransferase has protein sequence MVVWQVIAVCVFAFWVLMMVMNARGLKKIPELSGERIDGQQPFVSVIVAGKDEEAAIERTVEGLLALDYQNYELIVVNDRSEDLTGDIVEALQKRAAETGSKVRFETIQIAELPEGWLGKNHALHQGYLRARGDYLLFTDADVRFESNALQAAMAFAIREQADHVTMTPTMEASSFWLRAFVHYFLFSLCLVIRPWLPNVDEQNKIGFGIGAFNLISRQAYEQIGTHRELAMRPDDDLQLGMMVKKAGLRQRLVTGTKLLTVEWYPSLGEAIRGLEKNTFAGLNYSLLLVLLAVSGQLLAFFLPFVGWTLFGWTGLLYLASVLMMANLYLRYTRTLSPYQGEEVFALPLTVLLFVYIIVRSTYLTLRQGGIYWRGTFYSLQELKSMKQGRGIL, from the coding sequence ATGGTTGTCTGGCAGGTGATTGCCGTATGCGTGTTTGCCTTTTGGGTATTGATGATGGTGATGAATGCGCGGGGACTCAAGAAAATCCCGGAGCTGTCAGGGGAGCGCATCGACGGACAACAACCGTTCGTCTCGGTGATCGTGGCCGGGAAGGATGAGGAAGCGGCGATCGAGCGGACCGTAGAGGGCCTGTTGGCGCTCGATTATCAGAACTATGAGCTGATCGTGGTGAATGACCGCTCGGAAGATCTGACGGGAGACATTGTGGAGGCCCTGCAGAAGAGGGCAGCCGAAACTGGCTCAAAAGTTCGGTTTGAGACGATTCAAATTGCGGAACTGCCCGAGGGGTGGCTCGGTAAGAACCACGCGCTGCATCAGGGGTACTTGCGGGCGCGCGGCGACTACTTGTTGTTTACCGATGCGGATGTGCGCTTTGAGAGCAATGCGCTACAGGCCGCGATGGCATTTGCGATTCGCGAGCAGGCCGACCATGTGACGATGACGCCGACGATGGAGGCGAGCAGTTTTTGGTTGCGTGCGTTCGTGCACTATTTTTTGTTTTCGCTATGTTTGGTGATTCGTCCGTGGCTCCCGAACGTGGATGAGCAAAACAAGATCGGTTTTGGCATCGGGGCATTCAATTTGATCTCGCGCCAGGCGTATGAGCAGATCGGAACACATCGGGAGTTGGCAATGCGGCCGGACGATGATTTGCAGCTGGGAATGATGGTGAAAAAAGCCGGGTTGAGGCAGCGGCTGGTGACGGGGACGAAACTGTTGACTGTGGAGTGGTACCCGTCGCTTGGGGAAGCGATTCGCGGATTGGAGAAAAACACGTTTGCCGGGTTGAACTACTCGCTCCTGCTGGTGCTCCTCGCGGTGAGCGGGCAGTTGCTTGCTTTTTTCCTGCCCTTTGTCGGGTGGACGCTGTTCGGCTGGACAGGCCTGCTCTATCTGGCCTCGGTGTTGATGATGGCCAATCTGTATCTGCGCTACACGCGGACGCTCAGCCCCTATCAAGGGGAGGAAGTATTCGCACTTCCGCTGACGGTGCTCTTGTTTGTGTACATCATCGTTCGCTCCACCTACTTGACGCTGCGTCAGGGTGGGATATATTGGCGCGGGACTTTTTACTCGCTACAGGAATTGAAGAGCATGAAGCAGGGAAGAGGAATCTTATAA
- a CDS encoding flotillin family protein — translation MPSFLMIPAIVVGVLLLLALAFWARYKTVGPDEAMIVTGSFLGAKNVTTDESGRKIKIVRGGGAFILPIFQQAEFLSLLSLKLDVSTPEVYTEQGVPVLADGVAIIKIGGSVEDVATAAEQFMGKPVEELKSEAQEVLEGHLRAILGTMTVEEVYRNRDKFAQEVQGVAARDLKKMGLQIVSFTIKDVRDKHGYLEALGKPRIAAVKRDAEIAEAEAVRDARIQKALAEEHGQKAELVRDTKIAEAAKEKELKVASFKKDQDTAKAEADQAYHIQEARAKQQVVEEQMKVELVRKEREIDLETKEIVRRERQYDAEVKKKADADRYAVEQSAEADKAKRMREADAMQYKIEAEAKANAEQKRLDGLAIAEAERAKGTADAEVIRLRGLAEAEAKEKLAEAFEKFGQAAILDIIVKMLPELAGKISEPIGKIDKLTVVDTGKGEGAARVSNYVTELMATAPQMLKDVSGLDIEAMIKGLTQRGDTKTVVQQALETVVEEKVE, via the coding sequence ATGCCGAGTTTTCTTATGATTCCGGCGATTGTCGTCGGAGTGTTGTTGTTGCTGGCGTTGGCTTTCTGGGCGCGTTATAAGACGGTTGGTCCGGACGAAGCGATGATCGTGACCGGTTCGTTCTTGGGCGCGAAAAATGTGACCACCGATGAGTCGGGGCGCAAGATCAAGATTGTGCGCGGCGGCGGGGCGTTCATCTTGCCGATTTTCCAACAAGCGGAGTTTTTGTCGCTGTTGTCGCTCAAACTGGACGTATCAACGCCTGAGGTCTACACGGAGCAGGGCGTTCCGGTACTGGCAGACGGGGTGGCGATCATCAAGATCGGCGGCTCGGTAGAAGATGTGGCGACCGCGGCTGAGCAGTTTATGGGCAAGCCGGTCGAGGAGCTGAAATCGGAGGCGCAGGAAGTTTTGGAAGGTCATCTGCGTGCGATTTTGGGTACGATGACGGTGGAAGAAGTGTACCGCAACCGTGATAAGTTTGCGCAAGAAGTGCAAGGCGTGGCTGCGCGTGATTTGAAAAAGATGGGTCTGCAGATCGTCTCGTTTACGATCAAAGACGTGCGCGATAAGCATGGGTATCTGGAAGCGCTCGGGAAGCCGCGTATCGCGGCGGTAAAGCGTGACGCAGAAATTGCCGAAGCAGAAGCGGTTCGCGATGCGCGGATTCAAAAGGCGCTTGCAGAAGAGCATGGACAGAAGGCCGAGCTGGTACGCGATACGAAGATCGCTGAAGCTGCTAAGGAAAAAGAGCTGAAAGTGGCGTCCTTTAAAAAGGATCAGGATACGGCGAAAGCAGAAGCGGACCAAGCGTATCACATTCAAGAGGCCCGCGCGAAGCAGCAGGTTGTGGAAGAACAGATGAAGGTCGAACTGGTGCGCAAAGAGCGTGAGATCGACCTGGAAACCAAAGAGATCGTGCGTCGTGAGCGTCAATACGATGCGGAAGTGAAGAAAAAGGCGGATGCGGATCGCTATGCGGTGGAGCAGTCGGCAGAAGCTGACAAAGCGAAGCGCATGCGGGAAGCAGACGCGATGCAATATAAGATCGAGGCAGAAGCAAAAGCGAACGCTGAACAGAAGCGTTTAGACGGTCTGGCGATCGCAGAAGCGGAACGGGCGAAAGGTACCGCCGATGCGGAAGTCATTCGTCTGCGCGGTCTGGCCGAAGCGGAAGCGAAAGAAAAGCTGGCCGAGGCGTTTGAAAAATTTGGTCAGGCGGCGATCTTGGACATCATTGTGAAAATGCTGCCTGAGCTGGCTGGTAAGATCTCCGAGCCGATCGGCAAGATTGATAAGCTGACCGTCGTCGATACGGGCAAAGGTGAAGGGGCGGCACGAGTGAGCAATTACGTCACCGAACTGATGGCCACCGCACCGCAAATGCTAAAAGACGTGTCGGGGCTCGATATTGAAGCGATGATCAAAGGGCTCACCCAACGTGGCGACACCAAAACGGTGGTGCAACAGGCGCTCGAAACGGTTGTCGAGGAAAAGGTCGAATAG
- a CDS encoding protease — MLELYYGCLIGGVLFAVCVVIFGDLFHIHGPDFLDPTVIVGWVTAFGGSGVLLSTYTSLDTGTIVMMAAMVGIVLSFLLYFFYVKPMKKSENSTGFSVRDLEGKIGEVSVAIPEQGFGEVIVKVGAGNTNQIAASFDRENISTGNKVVVVEVKEDVLYVSRYDLSN, encoded by the coding sequence TTGCTTGAGCTTTATTACGGGTGTTTGATCGGCGGAGTTCTATTCGCGGTGTGCGTGGTGATTTTCGGCGATCTGTTTCATATCCACGGACCTGATTTTTTAGATCCGACAGTGATTGTCGGTTGGGTTACCGCTTTCGGCGGGTCAGGAGTGCTGCTTTCGACCTATACGTCGCTTGACACAGGTACGATCGTGATGATGGCTGCCATGGTTGGGATCGTGTTGTCCTTTTTGCTCTATTTTTTCTATGTCAAGCCGATGAAGAAGTCGGAGAATTCGACCGGATTTTCGGTGCGGGACTTGGAAGGTAAAATTGGCGAGGTGTCGGTCGCAATCCCCGAGCAAGGATTTGGGGAAGTGATCGTCAAAGTGGGGGCCGGGAATACGAATCAGATCGCGGCGAGCTTTGATCGGGAGAACATCTCGACAGGAAACAAGGTAGTCGTTGTGGAAGTGAAAGAAGATGTATTATATGTTTCACGCTATGATCTATCGAACTAG
- a CDS encoding UbiD family decarboxylase, protein MHRNLRSFIHTLRQERDIVEITAEVDPYLELAEIHRRVIQDGGPALLFTNVKGSSYPVFSNMFGTSRRVDLAFGPRPEQLMKDIVSLTHKLVPPTLGKIWGERNLLLDVAKTGTKTVSAGQAPILDRVDSPAKLSELPVLTSWHEDGGPFVTLPLVYTEHPSKNDHNLGMYRVQIYDDQTTGMHWQIHKGGGFHYHEAEKLNQNFPVTVFLGGPPALIASAIAPVPEMLPELLLTSLIMGEKLPVAKDPHGGKYPLIAEAEFAIVGHVPPHERRVEGPFGDHYGYYSLEHEFPVLNVDRVYHRKDAIYPATVVGKPVQEDYYLGEFLQRLLSPAFPLAMPGVRDLWTYAETGFHALAAAVVRESYKRESLVNAFRILGEGQLTLTKFLILTDKPVQLENFTALFEQVLERFDPAQDLYVMGNTSMDTLDYTGRRLNHGSKAIMLGGGDPIRSLPDTYQGSDLPGIRRIEAYCKGCLVVEGASFEEDPELAPRLVDLAADKLREWPVVFLVDDASVAKSQSSFLWTTFTRFDPAHDIYAESELHRHHIGYKLPLVIDARMKPGYPDEVVTRPDIDQKVSERWTEYFGKKNF, encoded by the coding sequence TTGCATCGAAACTTACGAAGTTTTATCCATACATTGCGCCAAGAGCGTGACATCGTTGAAATTACGGCCGAGGTCGATCCCTATCTGGAACTGGCGGAGATTCATCGCCGCGTCATTCAAGACGGGGGACCGGCCCTGCTGTTCACCAATGTAAAAGGCAGTAGCTACCCGGTATTCTCCAACATGTTCGGGACGTCGCGCCGCGTCGATTTGGCGTTTGGCCCGCGACCGGAGCAGTTGATGAAAGATATCGTCAGTTTGACTCATAAATTGGTACCGCCGACGCTCGGCAAGATCTGGGGGGAGCGCAATCTTCTGCTCGACGTGGCGAAGACCGGCACGAAGACGGTCAGTGCCGGACAAGCCCCGATCTTAGATCGGGTCGATTCACCTGCTAAGCTATCGGAACTGCCGGTGCTGACGTCTTGGCATGAGGATGGAGGTCCCTTTGTGACGTTGCCGCTCGTGTACACCGAGCATCCGTCGAAGAACGATCACAACTTGGGGATGTACCGCGTGCAGATCTATGATGATCAAACCACTGGGATGCATTGGCAGATTCATAAAGGCGGCGGCTTCCACTATCATGAGGCGGAGAAGTTGAACCAAAATTTCCCTGTCACCGTATTCCTCGGCGGACCGCCCGCTTTGATCGCCTCTGCGATCGCACCCGTGCCGGAAATGTTGCCAGAGCTGTTGCTGACCTCGCTGATCATGGGAGAAAAACTACCCGTTGCAAAAGATCCGCACGGCGGAAAATATCCACTGATCGCCGAAGCGGAATTTGCGATTGTCGGCCATGTGCCGCCGCATGAGCGTCGCGTGGAAGGTCCGTTTGGTGACCATTACGGGTACTATTCTCTGGAGCATGAGTTCCCGGTGCTCAATGTTGACCGCGTCTATCACCGCAAAGATGCGATCTATCCGGCGACCGTCGTCGGCAAGCCGGTTCAGGAAGACTATTATTTAGGTGAATTTTTACAGCGTCTGCTGTCGCCTGCCTTTCCGCTGGCGATGCCTGGTGTGCGCGATCTGTGGACCTATGCGGAGACAGGTTTCCATGCGCTGGCTGCGGCGGTCGTGCGCGAAAGCTACAAGCGCGAGTCACTGGTCAATGCGTTCCGTATCTTGGGCGAAGGCCAGCTGACCTTGACCAAGTTCTTGATCTTGACCGACAAGCCGGTTCAACTGGAGAACTTTACGGCGCTGTTTGAACAGGTGCTGGAGCGATTTGATCCGGCGCAGGATCTCTATGTGATGGGCAATACGTCGATGGATACGTTGGACTACACGGGGCGTCGCCTGAACCACGGTTCGAAGGCGATCATGCTCGGGGGAGGCGATCCGATTCGTTCCTTGCCTGACACGTATCAAGGGTCTGATCTGCCAGGGATTCGAAGGATTGAGGCATATTGCAAAGGCTGTCTCGTCGTCGAGGGGGCGTCTTTTGAGGAAGATCCGGAGTTGGCACCACGTCTGGTGGACTTGGCTGCCGACAAGCTGCGCGAGTGGCCGGTGGTCTTTTTGGTGGACGATGCATCGGTGGCCAAGTCGCAGTCGTCGTTCCTATGGACGACGTTTACACGTTTCGATCCGGCTCATGACATCTATGCCGAGTCTGAACTGCATCGCCATCACATCGGCTACAAACTGCCGCTGGTGATCGATGCGCGCATGAAGCCAGGTTATCCCGATGAAGTGGTCACCCGCCCGGACATCGATCAAAAGGTGTCGGAGCGCTGGACCGAGTATTTTGGGAAGAAAAACTTCTAG